The sequence CGGGAACAAGCACGCCAAAAAGTACAACGCGGCGATCGACCAACTCCTGGCCCATGGCGATGCCGGGAGGGACGCGCTCCTGGTGCTGTTCAAGCACGAGCGCACGGACGTCCGTGCCACGGCGGCGGCCTTTCTGCTCCGCTACCGGACGGCGGAAGCCACCGCCGTCCTGGAGGTGGCTGCGAAGGAGGGCGGCATCGGCGCTATCGATGCCATCATGGCCCTCAAACACTGGCGGGAAGGTACCTGGACCCTGGACCCGGGGTAGGCCCGGCCTACATCGACACGGACTTCTTCGGGTCGATGAGGCTCTGAAGCGGATTCGTCGCCTCCGCGGTCTCCTGCTCCAGGTCCGGCTCGTAGGCGCGGACCTGCGCCTCGCAGTGATTGCTCTTGCGGTTCTGGTGGCAGTGCCGGATGCCGTACACGTGATGGCACCCGCATGGATCCACGCGCTTCTTGGCGCACAGCGACGGATTGAAAACCGGAGCCGCGGTCAGCTCCACCGGCCCCGCCTGCAACGACATCGCCAGCACCATCCCCGTCAAAAACCCCATCGCCCACCCCCTTGATGCACGCTGGAGAAATGGGAATGCCGATCGGATGCCGCAACCCCCAGGCTTGTCTGAATGCCGATCCGTGCACTCCCGGCCGTTCCACCTGTCCGCCCCATCCAATTCCACCCCGGCGGACGCCAGGCAGGCAGCCATGCGTGTGTCCGGAAAGCAGCAGCGTCAGGGATGAGGGAGGGCTTCGTCCCTGCCGCGGGTTCACCCACCTGGGGGATTCACCATGAGCTGGAAGCAACACCTGGAAAAGGTCTCCGAGGGCCACTACGTCCTGCCGCGCACCAAGACGATGCGCGTGCACGCGGACCTGTTCCTCTCCGACAAGCTCCTCTGGGGGGAGGAAGGCAATCCTGAAGCCCCCGCGCTGGAAGACGCCGTCTTCGATCAGGTCGTCAACGCCGCCACCTTCCCGGGGGTCACCCGCGTCGCCGTCACGCCG comes from Corallococcus macrosporus and encodes:
- a CDS encoding DUF2019 domain-containing protein, with product MTLEQLVEQFAKHVAAQTDAIHRGDPPRIGNKHAKKYNAAIDQLLAHGDAGRDALLVLFKHERTDVRATAAAFLLRYRTAEATAVLEVAAKEGGIGAIDAIMALKHWREGTWTLDPG